A window of Candidatus Nitrospira allomarina genomic DNA:
TGGACGGTGTGATTGTGGTGAGTTTCTTCCTTCGAAATGTTGCGTGGTTCGGCCCAGGCGGAAGGTAGCCCAAGGTGCAACTCGTGGTTTATTGGTTCCCATAGGCCTAAAATAAGGAGTAACCCGAAAAAAACCCGATAGAGCCAGATAAACAGGACAGTAGAAGGCATGATGCTCACGTTTCCCTCACTGAAGATTTCCTTTGGTTATGGTATTGCCAATGTAGGGGGGTTGAAGAATGATCTCATGCTGCAAATTGAACATAAGATTCGAGCATTTCGCTAAATTTGAATATGTCTGATCATATCGCTTATTCAGTGTATGGACGTGTACTGTCTGATAGTGTGCGGTGGTTTTAACCTGGGAAGAAGCATTCTACTGTGGTGCCCTTCGATCCATCCGTTCTGCATGGGAGAAAGTGACCAATTCCTTTTCTTGTAGGCTTTGCTGAACCAGCTTGGGAATGTCTAGGGCTTGCTCGACTTTGAGGATATGGGGTAGCTGGCATCGTGTTTGTGGATGTTTTGGGACAAAGAGCGTGCAGCAGTCTTGGTCCGGTTCGATGGAGGTCTCGAACGATCCCAGCGCTTGAGCTTGTTGCGTGATTTCCAACTTATCCATCCCGATGAGCGGACGAAGGATGGGAAGTGACGTGGCTTCGTTAATGACAGAAATATTTTCCGGCGTTTGGGACGCCACTTGACCCAGGCTGTCTCCGGTCGTGAGGGCCCATGCCTCCTCCTGCTCGGCAATTTTTGCAGCGATGCGGAGCATCAAGCGACGGTAAAGCACGACGCGCACGGGTGGCGGCGTGTTGATGACGATTTGGCTTTGAATATCCCCAAAGGGAATGAGGTGAAGACGGGAAGACAGTTGATACTTCGTGAGTAACGCGACCTGATCGCGGACTTTTTCCTCAGAAACCCGTGAGAGATATGGACGACCATGAAAATGCACAAAGACGGCTTTACAGCCACGTTTCATCATGCGATAGGCTGCCACTGGAGAATCGATACCACCGGAAATGAGGCAAATGACTTTTCCTCCGGTCCCCGTCGGTAGTCCCCCGGGTCCTGCCTCCCGTTGATAGGAGTAGTAGGCGTAGGGCGGGACTAATTCGCTAAAAATCGACATATCGGGGTGTGAAAGGTTGACTCGCTTGCCGGTATGGGCGGCGACGGCGGCCCCAATTTCTCGTTCCACATCCATTGAAGTTTTGACGAATCGCTTGTCTGCCCGTTTGACACTGACTCGAAAGGTGGCATAAGGATGAGTGGGCAGGTGTGCAATGATCGCATCTTTGAGAACCGTGAGATCGGATTGGTTGTAAGCCAATGGCACGGCTCTGGTCAAAGAAAAATTGACGATACCGAATACGCGCTTGATCTGTTCCTGCAAGCACGGCCACGCCGCCTCTTCCTCGAAGCTCACCCGTATTCGTCCCTGGAGTGCTTCGACATGCACATGTGCCAGGGGTTTCAGGGCTCCTCGCAGATGGTGGACTAACCGGTATTCGAAATGTTTCCGGTTGCCTCCCTTGAGAGCGAGTTCATGATAATGCACTAAAACATGAAGCATTAGTGGAGCGATTCTAGATATCGCTCGGCGTCGATGGCCGCCATGCAGCCTGACCCTGCAGCCGTAATGGCCTGGCGATAATGTGAATCCTGCACATCACCTGATGCAAAAACGCCGGGGATGTTGGTGGTAGAGCGATTTGGCTGAGTGCGGATGTAGCCTTGCTCGTCCATATCGATGAGTCCGGTAAACAGGCTGGTGTTCGGCGTATGGCCGATGGCCACGAAGACCCCAGATAGCGGAATCTCTTCAACCTGGTTGGTTTGGACGTTGCGGACCCGGATTCCCTTCCACGACCTCATCACCCAGGACCTCTTCAAGAGCACTATTCCATTGAAAGGCGATCTTTTCATTGTTGATGGCCCGGTCCTGCATGATTTTTGATGCACGCAATTTATCGCGACGATGAACGAGGGTGACCTTTGAAGCGAATTTTGTCAGGAATGTCGCTTCTTCTACGGCGCTATCACCGCCGCCGATGACGGCAATCTCTTTGCCACGAAAGAAGAACCCGTCGCAGGTGGCACATGTCGAGACGCCATGACCCATGAGACGGCTTTCGGAGGGCAGACCCAGTAAATTGGCCGAGGCTCCGGTCGCAATTATCAAGGTTCGGGTCTCTAAAGTGGCTTCATCGTCAACCGTGATCTGAAAGGGGCGCACCTGGAGATCTACCTTGGTGACATGGCCCTGGCGAAATTGGGTGCCGAACCGTTCGGCTTGGGCCCGCATGTCTTGAATGAGTTGAGGGCCCATGATGCCTTTGGGAAATCCGGGAAAATTCTCCACATCGGTGGTGATGGTTAATTGTCCGCCAGGCTGCGAACCATCAATGAGCAAGGGGGAAAGATTGGCTCGAGCGGTATAGACGGCGGCGGTTAATCCAGCCGGTCCCGATCCCAGAATAATGACGTCATGCACCATGCGTAAACTCCTTACAGTTAGACATGTAGGTGAACGGTCTATGGGGTGTTGAGGCTGCGGCGGGCTGTTCGTGACCTCGCCTCACTGACATATGTCCTATACAATGACTGGACCGCATGGCGCAACTGTGTACGGGACCATGATCCATCCAATACGGCGTCGGCATAATCGAGCTTGTGCCGAAGGGGCATTTGTTGTCTGATTCGCCGGAGGGCTTGGGCCTTGGTCAGACCATCACGACGGCAGGCGCGGGCGAGTTGAGTGGCCCGGTCGGCGGTGACCACGATGACATGATCCATACGCTTGTGTGCACCGGCTTCCAATAATAGCGCAGCATCATAAATGATAACCGCATGAGGATATTCGTGTCGCATGCTCCTGACCTGTTTGGCCTGTTCTCGGGCGACACGGGGATGAATGATTGCTTGCAAAACGTGTAATTTCTTAGGGGATTTAAACACGATATCAGCGAGAGCTTGGCGATTGATGGTGTGGTCTTCGGCGAGCACTTGTGTCCCGAATTCCTTGACGATATCCCTCCAAGCAGGTTTTCCAGGATTAACAACAGCTCTGGCCAGTTCGTCGGCGTCAATAATTCTTGCTCCCAGTGATTGAAAAATCTTGGCGACGGTCGTTTTTCCTGATGCCAAGCCTCCAGTTAATCCGACGACGACCATAGCCAACCATAGCATAGGGGGTTGGGAGCGACAATAAATGAGGAAAAATTTTGGTACCAGCTTGACCCTGCCAAACCCCTTGGGTTATTGACTCGATGAGAGTCCTTTCCTTTGGGTGAGCCGACCGCCGGCCAAGAGCGTGACAGGAGGAATTGAACACCGTGAGAGTTCAACGCATGTCGACCACCATTCGACCGGGTTTCTTTTTATGTGCTCTGATTCTGTGTGTCCTGCCTGGATTGGCGTCTGCCAATACTGAGGAACTTGCGCCCTCGGAGGCCGTTGTCTCGTCAGTATGGCAAGTTGCCTTGGATGGATCAGGGCATTTCACCTCGATTCAAGAAGCGATTGATCAGGCTGCATCAGGTGATACGATTTTGATTAAACGGGGAGCCTATGCCGAGGATGTTACGGTACATAGCAAGGAGGGTTTGTCGATTATCGGCGAAGGCATGGACCTGGTAGTCTTGACCGGGAAAAAGCGTGTCGGGACTCTGCATATTGGTAAGTGGCCGTATGGGGCAACGAATGTGACGATTCAAGATCTGTCCGTGATTCAACACGGAGGATTGGGAGTTGGGATTTTTAATGGCAGTGGCGTGCGATTAACACGAATTCGAGTCAATGGAATGGTGTTTAGTCAACAGGTGCAGGATGTTCTTTTGGAAGATTGTGTGATTGGTGACAGTGAGACAACAGGTGTGGCATTTGCGGATTCTACAGGCACCCTATCGGGCAACCTGATTTACCATAATGACCATGGCGTGGCTATCGGAGGCACCTCTGATGTGACCCTCAAACAGAATGTGATAACCCGAAGTCTATATGAAGCCGTGTTGATGACCGATCAGTCCAAAGCCCGGTTGATTCAGAATACCCTGGCTCAGAACGGAGGCGGGGCTGCTTTTCATGATGATGCCCAAGCCGATGTGCAGGGGAATATTATTACTCAGAGCGCAGTAGGTTTCTTATTTTTTCCCGGGAGTCACACCACGCTGGCCTTTAACGCCTTGTCAGGCAACCAGGGGGATTATGTCATGACCGGGACTCCACCCACACCGGCTCCGGATAGGGCAGGGAAAACCGATGTACAATTTGCTCCAGGATTTGTCAGTCCTGAGAATGGGGATTTTCGTCTTCAGTCGGATTCTTCCTTGATCCAGGTTGGTGCCTTTCCATATTTAGGGGCTCTGCCTCCGGTTTCTTCCAACCCATAAATTCTTTTCCGGCTGTCCAAGTGTCTGCGGCCTTCTCTTCGAGAGGTTTTAGTGCATGCCCGGTTGAGTCTTTTTCCACACGCCATGAGTTTTCCACGGTTGGCTTTATCACTCATGCGTGAATGAGAAGACGAATATTTAAAACTTTTGAGAGTCCTCTTTGTGGCGGGACAGCGTTGGAGCAGGAATATATAATCTGCCCCTGTCTCGCCTCGCATCAACGCTATGCCACGCGGACCCAGGGATTCTGCACATCCCGCAACTACAATATTTTGGATTAGGGTTTTTGCTTGGGACGGAGAATCAATTGAGCATGCTCCGCATCCAGCGTCACGAGAAAGTGTTTAAGGAAGGACATCCCGAGCAGACCCTCGATGTGTTCCGGAATATCCGGGAGATCGTGAAGGGCTACGGCGACATTGGTGGCCCGTGCGGTTCCGACCGTGATGGAAGAGAGATAGTTCATGTTGACTTGCACCGACCCTCCTGCGGTATTGACGGTCAAGAGTTCATTGTCGGTGGTTCCCAGGATTCCGAGATCAATGGCGACCTGAGTCGAAAGGACTGTCATGGAGGCACCGGTATCCACAATGAGTTGGGCCAATCGTTCTTGATTTAACATGACAGGAACGACAAATGACCCTCCACTTTTGGTAAGGGGTATGGTGATTTCCTGATTAACAGGTCTGTCCTGCTCTTCCTCATTCAAGGAAGATATCTGAGTAGAAATCTGAGTGTCAGGAGGTGCTTGCTCAGGAACGGACTTTGGGGTTGCTTGAAGTGTTGCAGTCGTGGATGACGCTTGATTGCTGAGAGAAGGGCTTTGTGATGGCAATAGCGTGCAGTTAAATAGTTGGGCTGGATTGTCTGTTAAAACGCGTGTTCTGGACTCATCAAAACAGTCATATGTCGCTGAATGCCCTGGAGACACCAATAGGGCAGTATATACCATCAATCCTGGCACCCACCAAAAGGTGGTGTGGTGAGGATTCCTCAGAAACGAAACACGGCGACCTTCATACATAATGGAAAATAGAATACCAAGATGCGGGGGGAAAACGCTATGAAGAGATTACCCGCTGGTATCGGGGGTTAAGGGAATGGTGGCCTGCACATGCGAGCCGGTTTCCAACACCTGGGTGGACAGAACTACGGTTTCTGGTTCGATCTTGTTCACCTGCACGCGACCTTCCAACATCTCTCCCTGTTTGACGATATAGATGGCCTGCCCATTGGTCAGGAAGGCCTGACTTTCTCCCCCTTTGGTTAAATACCCCAGGAACCGGAATTGGTTAAGTTGTTCCCTGGCCCGTTGCCCTGCAAGATCGGCCATAGATGGACCTGGGGGGGGCGGTTGGGGCAGAGCTGGGGAGGGCGCTGTTTTGGGAGGGCGAGGAGTGGGGGCGTTATCTATTTTTTTTTGGTGGGCCACCTGGGACATGCCTAATGGTGCAAAGATGTTGCGGGGTAGAGAGAATTTTGCGGTTTGGCGAGGGTTAGAAAATGCCGGATCTAACTCCAGATCTTTAATCGGTGGAAGTGGGACTCCTGACGTGGCAGAGGAAAGCAGGGGATCTGTTGGCGTAGAATCCCACATTTGGAAGATCGTCACCATTCCCCAGGCCAATAATAAGCCTCCTAACACCAGCCATTTTCGTTGATTCGTCATTAGGCTTTTGTTTTTTTAACCGGTTCAGGAAATTCTTTCAGAAAGGTGGAGACCTTCAGTTTAAAGATAACCCCTTTCTGTTTTTTAGATGTTTCAACGGACAGTTTTTCGATAAAGAGATAAGGCCAGCGTTGCTCCAGTTCGAAAATGAATTTTCGAATAGCTTCATAGGGGCCTGCGGCTTCAAACGCAAACGTGCCTTTTGTGGCCAGTTTATGGGCGAGGGGTTTGAAGTCGTATCCCATACCAGGAATTTGTACGTGATTTTGTTTCGCCAAATCGGCAATGTCTAAACTTAAATCTGTGAATTCACCGGAATCCGGAAGAGCATTCCACATGGTGGATAGAATGGTTTGGGTCTGCCGGGCTGTCTGCATGGTTGTCTGTGTATGCAAAGAGGCTTGATTCATGGCCGTGATATGTTGAAAACGGTCCTGGGCCGGGTAAAAGATGAAGGCAAACATCCCGACCGATGACAAACCGGCAAGGACCGTCACGATGAACAGCGGACCTAAATATTTTGAAATCCGGATCGTCGTCCTGGATTCTTGTATGATCTGGAAAGAATTCATCGTTGCTTGGGGACCCCTGTCAGGTGAGAAGTTGGGTGTCGGGCATCATAGGTGACGGTGAGCGAAAATACGCTATGTGAGCCACCTTGCTCTTCTTTGGTAGTTTTTGTGGAATGCTGCGATAGCAACACATTCTGAAAGGCTGCATGCTTCTCTAACTGGTGAATGAGTCGATTGAGGTCGGGTAAAGATGCTGCCGATCCTTGGAGAAGGATTGTGTCGGTTTTTTCATCGAGAGACACTGAGTTCAGGGTGATATCCGAGGGAATCGCTGTTTCCAGATCCGTCAATAATTGTGTCCAGGAAAATCCCACCCGTTCACGAACCTGTTTCACAAAAGTGACTTTTGAGGGAATGCTTCGAATGGCCTGGTGTGAAAGGTCAAGCCCGGCCGCCCTGGCTTGAGCGACCAATTGTTGGTTGGCCGCCTCGACACCGGCGGCTTGCTCTTCCAGGACATCAATCTGTTCATGTAATGAGTTTCCCTCCCACCAGAATGAAGCGGTCAGGGCAAGGGCCCCAGCGGTGAGAAGGGTGAGTCCGAGTTGGGACAATTGAAGAAGAGGAATCCCGGGTGCAGATAAATTTCTATGTACACGTGGGATCATCATGCCACCATCAGACTGGCATAGCCTGGCAATGCCGCTTCTTCCTGGTGGCTCGCCGCCAGGTGTGTATTTGATAGATGAAAATGTGAGGCCGGGGATAGTGAGGTGATCCGAATTTGAGGCTCATGTCCTCCACTGGCCTTAAGGGTCTGTTGAATGTGCTCGAGAGGCGGCATAAGGCTCTGCCCGAAGGTCAGATCAGTGGTCATAAATAGATTAACCGGGGAAGATGCCGTGGCAACGGATATGGGAAACATTTCAAAATAATATTGCAGTGTTGCCAGGATTTCCTTTTCCACCTTCATAGCAGTGTACGAAGGGTAGGGAGTATGTCCTGTGGCGTAATCTTGATGGGCGTCAGAAGAGAAACCTCCTGACGATGTCGGGCGATGATCTTCGGTCTCCCTGTACTTCTCCGACTCAGGATCCAGTGAAGGGTCTTGATGATCATGGGGCTCTGTTTTTATGGCAAGAGCTTTCGTCCGAATGAAGCGTGGGCTGCCATCCTGAAAGGCCAAGAATGTAAACCCCCAATGACTGATGAAGAGGAACATGAATGTTGGGGGATGAAAAGACCGAGAAGAGTTTTCAGCCGTGAGCCGGTCCTGGATATTGGGGCCGTACAGATCAAAGACGTCGAGCCCCGACACTCCAATAGCAGTTGGGATGAGATCTGCCTCTAAGCACAGGTTCTCATATTGTTCAATAATTTCATGGCGAATGGCCGTGCCTAACACTCTGACATGTTCTGTGGTATCCGGGGAAAGGGAATCCCTGACCGAAGTGGGCACATAGAGACCGAAGGACAGCCGTGATTGGGAGGTATCCAGTTTGAGGTCCTGTTGAAAACGCCAATTCACCAGTGCCGTCTGCTCCGGTTTTTTTGTGGGAAAGGATGCAAAGTCAAAAATGCTCGTCCGTGCGCATATGTCCGGGAGACTGAGTGCAATGGAAATTGGGCGACGATAGGGCTTGGCCAGTGCCTTGAGTTGAGTAAGAAACTCATCGGAATTGGCAATATTGGGTTTGGTCGAGGAGAGCCTGAGGACCCCGGGGGAAAGCGGGAGTCTGGCGATGTGTCGGAGCGAACTTTTACGCCATTGCTTTTTGATTTCCACCAGGCATAGCTCTTCATCAGAAAGAGAGAGCGCGACGGTGGGGGCCGAGATGGGAAAAAAATGCATTAGATTTCCTCGATCGGAGTCACCCGATTAATTTCTTTGAGCGTCGTTTCTCCTCGGTAGACTTTTTCAAGGGCTGCTTGGCGTAGCGAGGTCATTCCCTGAGCCATAGCAGCCGTGCGAATTTCCGAAATAGATTTCTCGTTTAAAATCATTTCCTTGATGGAGTCGGTCATATCCAAAAATTCTGTAATGGCTTTTCGACCTCGAAAACCTAATCCGTGGCATTCATTGCATCCTTTTCCTTCGAAAAAGGTCAGGTGTTTCACGTCTTCATATTCAATGCCGGATTCCTGGCACTGCTCGGGATGTATCTGAACGGGGATCCGGCAGGTTGGGCAAATGGACCGCACCAGGCGTTGGGCGAGAATACAACTCAGGGACGCCACAAAGTTATACGATTCAATGCCCATATTCACAAACCGGCTAATGACGTCAAAAGCATTATTCGCATGCACGGTAGAAAAGACCAAATGCCCGGTGAGTGCCGATTGAATGGCAATTTGTGCCGTCTCTAAGTCCCGAATTTCTCCGACCATGATTTTATCGGGATCGTGCCGCAAAATGGATCGGAGGCCTCTGGCAAACGTGAGTCCCTTTTTTTCATTGACGGGAATTTGTACGATCCCCTTTAATTGATATTCCACCGGATCTTCAATGGTAATGATTTTATCTTCGTCGGAGTGCACCTCATTGATCGCGGCATACAGGGTCGTCGTTTTTCCGCTTCCTGTGGGTCCGGTGACCAGCACCATGCCATAGGGGCGGGTAATGGCTCGCCGGAATCGGCGAAGGTCTTCCCCGGTATACCCGAGGGCTTCCAGGCGTAACCCCTGGACCCCTGCGGATATGTGTTGTTTATCCAGAATTCTGATGACTACCGATTCTCCGTACACACTTGGCAATATGGAGACCCGGAAATCAATGGTTCGGTGATTCAGTAGCAGTTTGAAACGACCATCTTGCGGCGTTCGACGTTCCGCAATATCGAGTTCCGACATGATTTTGAGCCTGGAAATGAGAGAGGGGTGAATGCCGGTATCAAAAGGATCCATGGCTAAATAGAGGACGCCATCAATCCGGAACTTGACATCCACCGTGCGTTCCGTGGGCTCAATATGAATGTCGCTCGCCTGCTTTTGCAGAGCCGTTAAGATTATCGTATTGACCAGCTTGACTACCGGGCTGAGGTCCTTGGTGATCCGTTCTACGGAGAGAACTTCTTCGCCTTTCTCGTCTTCTTTAATCAGCACTGGATCCAATTCCGCTTTGATGCGTGTGAGCACCTGGCTATTGCCTTCACTATTGCTCAAGGCTTCAACTATAGCCGAGTGAGATGTCACCACTAATCGCAACTCAAATCCCAATTGGTGCTCCAATTCATCGATCATTCGCAGGTCATGTGGTTTTGCGAGAGCGATGGTCAGAATCTGACCTTCTTGTTCAATGGGCACGAATTCATACCGATGCATGAGTTCGACCGGAATGGACTCCATGAGCGGTGAGGGGATACGAAATTCCTTAAGCGTATTCCATGGTAAACCATATTGATCAGCCAGGACCTGGCCGATCACCTCTTCCGTGTGGGTGCCTCGTTCTAACAAAATGCTGGGAATAGTCTGATTGGTTGATCGGGCCGTTTCGATCAACGTCTCTTTTTCCCGTTCCAGGATGAGCCCCTTTTCCACCAGGAGGTCCTCGAATGGCATGCGTTTAACTGGTGTGGTCATGGTTTTTCTCTCGTCGAGGTCACTGGGTCGTTACACCGCTCCTGCCATTTGGAAAATAGGAAGGTAAAGGGCAATGACCACCCCTCCCAAAATTACGCCAATCAGAATGATGAACATAGGTTCGATCCATGTCATCAGTCGAGATAATTGAAAATCCAATTCTCCTTCATGAAATTCGGCGACCTCAAAAAGCATGGCTTCCAACGATCCGGTCGTTTCACCGACTTCAACCATTTCCAGGGTGAGGCGAGGAAGAAAGTTCTCTTTTTTTAATGCCGCGGAGAGGCTGGTCCCTTCCCGAACATGGACAATGACTGATTGGAGCGCTTTGGCAAAGACTTTATTGGGCATGGATTTCGCTGTGACTTGCAAGGCGGATAACAAGGGGATTCCGCCTCCAAGAATGGTTGACAGTGTTCTGGCTAACCGAATCACTTGATTTTTTAAAAACAAAGGCCCAAGCACCGGAGCATGGAGAAATAACCAATGTATTTGCCATTGACCTTGAGGGGTGTTTTTCCACCAATAGATCACCATCCCCGCAATTCCTATGAAAATCAGCAGTCCGATCATCCATTGGGTGGCGGAATGGGTCAGATCAATCAAAAGCTGGGTGGCCCAGGGCAATTCCACGCGACTTTCTTGATAGACTTCCGCGAATGACGGAAGCACAAAAAATAACAGACCCATGGTCACCAGGAGACCAAACCCCAATAAAAATATAGGGTAAATGGTCGCTTTCACGACTTTTTCCCGAACCCCAATAAGCATTTTTAAATACGCAATGTATCGGCTGAGGACTTCCGGGAGGTTGCCAGCCTGCTCCCCGGCTCGTAAGGAAGCTTGATAGAGTTCCGGAAAGTAGGTGGGGTGATGGGTCATGGCTTCGGAAATGGCCGATCCTCCTCGAATATGCTCTCGTACGGATTGCAGAGCTTGTTGGAACCCCCCCTGGGTGTTTCGTTCTGCCAGAAGATCAAAGCACCGCAACATGGGCAATCCGGCTTTGAGTAGGGCTAAAAATTCCTGATTGAAAATCAGGAAATCTCTAAGCGCTAAAGGACGTTGCCGTTTTTTTCGTGAGACGATCTGCCTGGCGCCAGAGCCAGCCAGGTCAAGAACAAGCAGTCCTTGAGCCTCGAGTTGAGAGCGAAGGCTTTGAGATGTTTCGCCGTCTCCATCGGTTTCAATGATCGTTCCATCCGGACGAGCGGCTTTGTAATGAAACCGGGGCACTAGGGTGACTCAGGTAAATGAGGATTGCCAAGCGAGAGTATATGTTTTGGCTCAGGGGCACTTTCCACACGATTGTCCTGTAGGGGAAGGCTTTCATGTTGTACCGGTTCCGCCAGGGCCTCTGGGATGACGGGGGTATCCGCTGCCTGATTTGGATGACTCGAAGTGTTTACGGCATTCGGTTGAGATGCCATCGGCTGGGTGACTTGAATTTTGAATCCGGTCATAATCACGTCAGAATCGAGATCATTCCATTCATGTAATTGGGCAATGGAGACATGATACATTTGGGATAACTTCCAGAGGGAGTCGCCATTTTGAATGACAATCCGTCCCTGGGAATCCGGTTGACGTTTATTCACGGACGAGGATGGTGGTTTGGAAATTGAGTGTTTCGTTTGCAAGGGTTGTCCCTGACCTGAGGACCGGTGGAGTTCCTGTTTAATCAGCGTGATATCAGTGGAAAGCTGTTTCATGCTCGTCATAATTTGCTGAAATGATTGGTTGAGGATTTGAATATCTGACACGAGCTGCGTGGTATCCGGCATGCTGGCAACCTGGCCCTCAAGTTCCATGTTGTGTTTTCGCAGTTGATCTCGCTCGGCCTGAATGTCCAGAAGTTCTCCACGAATATGTTGCAGCTCAAGCCCTTGATCCTGTTCCCGATGCTGAATGGATTGCGTATGGCCTCTCAGCGATTGCAGTTCACCCGCTTGTTTGGCCATGAGAATTTTTAATGCCCCTATTTCAGCCCGTAAATTTTCATTTTCTATTCTGGCTTCTTGAAGGAGAACCTCTTGGTGAGAAGTCTGGGAGGCATACTCTATCGATGAATCGACCGCGACCGGTTTTGTCGGTTTTTGAGCACAGCCGCCTAAAATCAGAATAAATGTTCCGCTCAGAATCATGTGCGTCCAATGATTACATTTCATTTCCTACCTACCATTCTTTATAGGGAGTGCCATCCAGCGCTTGGCCGTCACTCCCACTTTTAACATCAAATATTCCAGCAGGAGAGTCCTCGCCCTCCTCCTGTTCTTCATAAATTTCGGTCCATGTGGTCGAGGAGTGGGTAAAAGGATCCACGGGGATGGCTCGAAGATACTTCTCTTCCACCAGGTCCTCTAGGGTCGCCGGATATTCCTTTCTGTCCGCATAAAATTGATCAATGACCGCTCGCA
This region includes:
- a CDS encoding LysM peptidoglycan-binding domain-containing protein, whose translation is MKCNHWTHMILSGTFILILGGCAQKPTKPVAVDSSIEYASQTSHQEVLLQEARIENENLRAEIGALKILMAKQAGELQSLRGHTQSIQHREQDQGLELQHIRGELLDIQAERDQLRKHNMELEGQVASMPDTTQLVSDIQILNQSFQQIMTSMKQLSTDITLIKQELHRSSGQGQPLQTKHSISKPPSSSVNKRQPDSQGRIVIQNGDSLWKLSQMYHVSIAQLHEWNDLDSDVIMTGFKIQVTQPMASQPNAVNTSSHPNQAADTPVIPEALAEPVQHESLPLQDNRVESAPEPKHILSLGNPHLPESP
- the coaE gene encoding dephospho-CoA kinase (Dephospho-CoA kinase (CoaE) performs the final step in coenzyme A biosynthesis.), with the protein product MVVVGLTGGLASGKTTVAKIFQSLGARIIDADELARAVVNPGKPAWRDIVKEFGTQVLAEDHTINRQALADIVFKSPKKLHVLQAIIHPRVAREQAKQVRSMRHEYPHAVIIYDAALLLEAGAHKRMDHVIVVTADRATQLARACRRDGLTKAQALRRIRQQMPLRHKLDYADAVLDGSWSRTQLRHAVQSLYRTYVSEARSRTARRSLNTP
- a CDS encoding right-handed parallel beta-helix repeat-containing protein, yielding MRVQRMSTTIRPGFFLCALILCVLPGLASANTEELAPSEAVVSSVWQVALDGSGHFTSIQEAIDQAASGDTILIKRGAYAEDVTVHSKEGLSIIGEGMDLVVLTGKKRVGTLHIGKWPYGATNVTIQDLSVIQHGGLGVGIFNGSGVRLTRIRVNGMVFSQQVQDVLLEDCVIGDSETTGVAFADSTGTLSGNLIYHNDHGVAIGGTSDVTLKQNVITRSLYEAVLMTDQSKARLIQNTLAQNGGGAAFHDDAQADVQGNIITQSAVGFLFFPGSHTTLAFNALSGNQGDYVMTGTPPTPAPDRAGKTDVQFAPGFVSPENGDFRLQSDSSLIQVGAFPYLGALPPVSSNP
- a CDS encoding GspE/PulE family protein translates to MLTRIKAELDPVLIKEDEKGEEVLSVERITKDLSPVVKLVNTIILTALQKQASDIHIEPTERTVDVKFRIDGVLYLAMDPFDTGIHPSLISRLKIMSELDIAERRTPQDGRFKLLLNHRTIDFRVSILPSVYGESVVIRILDKQHISAGVQGLRLEALGYTGEDLRRFRRAITRPYGMVLVTGPTGSGKTTTLYAAINEVHSDEDKIITIEDPVEYQLKGIVQIPVNEKKGLTFARGLRSILRHDPDKIMVGEIRDLETAQIAIQSALTGHLVFSTVHANNAFDVISRFVNMGIESYNFVASLSCILAQRLVRSICPTCRIPVQIHPEQCQESGIEYEDVKHLTFFEGKGCNECHGLGFRGRKAITEFLDMTDSIKEMILNEKSISEIRTAAMAQGMTSLRQAALEKVYRGETTLKEINRVTPIEEI
- a CDS encoding retropepsin-like aspartic protease family protein; protein product: MVYTALLVSPGHSATYDCFDESRTRVLTDNPAQLFNCTLLPSQSPSLSNQASSTTATLQATPKSVPEQAPPDTQISTQISSLNEEEQDRPVNQEITIPLTKSGGSFVVPVMLNQERLAQLIVDTGASMTVLSTQVAIDLGILGTTDNELLTVNTAGGSVQVNMNYLSSITVGTARATNVAVALHDLPDIPEHIEGLLGMSFLKHFLVTLDAEHAQLILRPKQKP
- a CDS encoding PilN domain-containing protein, with amino-acid sequence MMIPRVHRNLSAPGIPLLQLSQLGLTLLTAGALALTASFWWEGNSLHEQIDVLEEQAAGVEAANQQLVAQARAAGLDLSHQAIRSIPSKVTFVKQVRERVGFSWTQLLTDLETAIPSDITLNSVSLDEKTDTILLQGSAASLPDLNRLIHQLEKHAAFQNVLLSQHSTKTTKEEQGGSHSVFSLTVTYDARHPTSHLTGVPKQR
- the thiI gene encoding tRNA uracil 4-sulfurtransferase ThiI; this translates as MLHVLVHYHELALKGGNRKHFEYRLVHHLRGALKPLAHVHVEALQGRIRVSFEEEAAWPCLQEQIKRVFGIVNFSLTRAVPLAYNQSDLTVLKDAIIAHLPTHPYATFRVSVKRADKRFVKTSMDVEREIGAAVAAHTGKRVNLSHPDMSIFSELVPPYAYYSYQREAGPGGLPTGTGGKVICLISGGIDSPVAAYRMMKRGCKAVFVHFHGRPYLSRVSEEKVRDQVALLTKYQLSSRLHLIPFGDIQSQIVINTPPPVRVVLYRRLMLRIAAKIAEQEEAWALTTGDSLGQVASQTPENISVINEATSLPILRPLIGMDKLEITQQAQALGSFETSIEPDQDCCTLFVPKHPQTRCQLPHILKVEQALDIPKLVQQSLQEKELVTFSHAERMDRRAPQ
- a CDS encoding prepilin-type N-terminal cleavage/methylation domain-containing protein — its product is MTHFVVFGKKGYTLLELMIVVAIVGILVSIAIPTFQHTAIKAKEAALKQNLFTMRAVIDQFYADRKEYPATLEDLVEEKYLRAIPVDPFTHSSTTWTEIYEEQEEGEDSPAGIFDVKSGSDGQALDGTPYKEW
- a CDS encoding type II secretion system F family protein: MPRFHYKAARPDGTIIETDGDGETSQSLRSQLEAQGLLVLDLAGSGARQIVSRKKRQRPLALRDFLIFNQEFLALLKAGLPMLRCFDLLAERNTQGGFQQALQSVREHIRGGSAISEAMTHHPTYFPELYQASLRAGEQAGNLPEVLSRYIAYLKMLIGVREKVVKATIYPIFLLGFGLLVTMGLLFFVLPSFAEVYQESRVELPWATQLLIDLTHSATQWMIGLLIFIGIAGMVIYWWKNTPQGQWQIHWLFLHAPVLGPLFLKNQVIRLARTLSTILGGGIPLLSALQVTAKSMPNKVFAKALQSVIVHVREGTSLSAALKKENFLPRLTLEMVEVGETTGSLEAMLFEVAEFHEGELDFQLSRLMTWIEPMFIILIGVILGGVVIALYLPIFQMAGAV